A window of the Chloroflexi bacterium ADurb.Bin180 genome harbors these coding sequences:
- the davT_1 gene encoding 5-aminovalerate aminotransferase DavT — translation MATQQPRVLSQDEIRTLLTEVTDVEFAEAKTHSLTKLKRQILFEGTPGGATVRDIQGNEYIDCTSQAWSLNVGYNHPDVIAAVTEQMRHLTHVRYAYPTIPRIKLLNKLPKLFPGNLNKVVLNNQGGGSAIEAAMKLAMINKPGATVFLTAYRAYHGCSLGTYAASQYFGGISRFSGFGMDHFAKFPYPYCYRCPLQLEPQHCGLACLQCVEDVIYHGVNAPIAGLIIEPMQGAGGQVPTPPGYLAGLKEICQRHGIYLIYDESQTAFGRCGAMSAAEYYGVAPDMMALTKGLGGGFAVGALLAREDLKNLNAAEEHTTFGSSPVAFAAALATIEVMERLGLCERSRQLGERATARLLHLQEEHPLIGEVRGPGLFIGVELVEDPKTRTPATERAAALVELGMMSGVIFDVDMPEVHAGCPTCRNTIKIKPPLTIPEEQLDRALQVFEELLVQVEQMDQDALAMVREQLAQEASSR, via the coding sequence ATGGCAACGCAGCAGCCCCGTGTCCTCTCGCAGGACGAAATTCGCACCCTGTTGACCGAGGTGACAGACGTAGAGTTTGCCGAGGCCAAGACCCACTCTCTGACCAAGCTCAAGCGCCAGATCCTCTTCGAAGGCACTCCCGGCGGCGCCACGGTACGCGACATACAGGGCAACGAGTACATCGACTGCACCTCTCAGGCCTGGTCGCTCAACGTGGGCTACAATCACCCCGATGTCATCGCCGCGGTGACCGAGCAGATGCGCCATCTGACCCACGTGCGCTACGCCTACCCCACCATTCCGCGCATCAAGCTGTTGAACAAGCTGCCCAAGCTCTTTCCGGGCAACCTCAACAAGGTCGTGCTGAACAACCAGGGCGGCGGCTCGGCCATCGAAGCGGCGATGAAGCTGGCCATGATCAACAAGCCGGGGGCGACGGTGTTCCTCACCGCCTACCGCGCCTACCACGGCTGCTCACTGGGGACCTATGCCGCCAGCCAGTACTTTGGCGGGATCTCTCGCTTCTCTGGCTTTGGAATGGACCACTTTGCCAAGTTCCCCTACCCCTACTGCTATCGCTGCCCGCTCCAGCTCGAGCCACAGCACTGCGGCCTGGCCTGCCTGCAGTGCGTAGAGGACGTGATCTATCACGGGGTCAACGCTCCGATCGCCGGCCTGATCATCGAGCCGATGCAGGGCGCGGGAGGCCAAGTGCCCACACCGCCCGGCTATCTCGCCGGCCTCAAGGAGATCTGCCAGCGCCACGGCATATACCTGATCTACGACGAGTCGCAGACCGCGTTCGGCCGCTGCGGGGCAATGAGTGCCGCCGAGTATTACGGTGTGGCTCCGGATATGATGGCCCTGACCAAGGGGCTGGGCGGCGGGTTCGCCGTCGGCGCCCTGCTGGCCAGGGAGGACCTGAAGAACTTGAACGCGGCCGAAGAGCACACCACCTTTGGCTCCAGTCCGGTCGCTTTCGCCGCGGCACTGGCCACCATCGAGGTAATGGAGCGACTCGGGCTGTGTGAGCGCTCGCGCCAGCTCGGCGAGCGCGCCACGGCGCGCCTGCTGCACCTGCAGGAAGAGCACCCGCTCATCGGCGAGGTGCGCGGTCCGGGCCTGTTCATCGGCGTAGAGCTGGTCGAGGACCCCAAGACCAGGACTCCGGCCACGGAGCGTGCCGCGGCACTGGTGGAGCTGGGGATGATGAGCGGCGTGATCTTTGACGTGGATATGCCCGAGGTTCACGCCGGCTGCCCCACCTGTCGCAACACCATCAAGATCAAGCCGCCGCTGACCATCCCCGAAGAGCAGCTCGACCGGGCGCTCCAGGTCTTTGAAGAGCTGCTGGTTCAGGTGGAGCAGATGGACCAGGATGCACTGGCCATGGTCCGCGAGCAACTGGCACAAGAGGCCTCGTCGCGCTGA